The nucleotide window TTGACACTCGCCTCGGCCCTGATCGCACTGCCGATCACCGCCTCGGCTCAGAACTGGAGCGATCAGCCGGTCGATCCTGCAAACCACGACGAGACCGTCGCCTACGAAGAAGGCGGGCGCTACTACAACGAAGAAGACGTGCCCACCTACAACGTGACCGAGGACGGCACCGTCGACTGGATGACCTTCTCGGGCTTCCGCCGCTATCACGCCGAATGCCACGTGTGCCACGGCCCCGATGGCGAAGGCTCGTCCTACGCCCCCAAGGTCAAGAATTCCGCCGTCCACATGGGCTATTACGATTTCTACGACGTGGTCGTGAACGGCCGCGGCAACGGCAACTCCGTCATGCCCCACTTCGGCGACAACCCGAACGTGATGTGCTATCTCGACGACATCTACGTCTATCTCAAGGCCCGCGGCATGGAGGCCGTCCCGCGCGGACGCCCCGGCTCGAAACAGGCCAAGTCGGAATCGATCCAAGAGGATGAAGATGCCTGCATGGGCTAAATCCGCAGCATTGCGCGCCGCCGCCCGCCTCACCGGGTTGGCGGCGCTTTGCTTTTCGGCGCTGCTGATGTCCGGGCCGGCGACGGCCCAGACCTCCGATCTCGTGTCGCAGAACGCACTGCGCGTCTGCGCCGATCCGGCCAATTATCCCATGTCCACCAAGAAGGGCACGGGGTACGAAAACGAGCTGGCCGAGCTCA belongs to Roseovarius sp. THAF27 and includes:
- a CDS encoding c-type cytochrome, methanol metabolism-related, producing MSTGLRLTLASALIALPITASAQNWSDQPVDPANHDETVAYEEGGRYYNEEDVPTYNVTEDGTVDWMTFSGFRRYHAECHVCHGPDGEGSSYAPKVKNSAVHMGYYDFYDVVVNGRGNGNSVMPHFGDNPNVMCYLDDIYVYLKARGMEAVPRGRPGSKQAKSESIQEDEDACMG